TAGGTACTTACGCTCGGAAAAATGCAAATAAATTTGCTTTTTCACTCACTTAATCGTACCTTTGCACCTTGAAATTGCAATTTTTCATAAAAGTATGATACTTGACAAGATAGATGAACTTCTGAAAGAAGTACAGACGCTGAGCGCAAAGAATGCAGAGGAAGTGGAACAACTTCGTCTGAAATATCTCAGCAAGAAAGGCGAAATCACTGCCTTGATGAACGATTTCCGTAATGTGGCTGCCGATGAGAAGAAAACCGTCGGCATGAAAATCAATGAGTTGAAGACACTGGCCACAGAGCGTATCAACCAACTGCGCGAAGAATGCCAAACACAGGAAGGTGGTAATGAGGCTATCGACCTGACTCGCACTCCCTACCCCATTCAGTTGGGAACACGCCATCCTCTTACCATTGTGACAAACGAGATTATCGATATCTTCAGTCGCATGGGCTTTGTATTGGCAGACGGTCCTGAGGTTGAGGACGACCTGCATATTTTTACAAAGATGAACTTTGCTGCTGATCATCCAGCACGCGACATGCAAGACACCTTCTTTGTAAGCCAACACCCCAACGATGTTACTAAGAATGTTCTGCTGCGCTCACACACTTCAAGTGTTCAGGCACGCATCATGGAACAGATGCATACTGAAGACGGTAAGCTTACTGAGCCAATTCGCGTGATTTGCCCTGGTCGCGTTTACCGTAATGAGGCTATCACGGCTCGTGCTCACTGCTTCTTCCACCAGGTAGAGGGTCTGTACATCGACAAGAATGTATCGTTCACCGACTTGAAACAGGTGTTGCTCAGCTTTGCACGCGAAATGTTTGGTGCCGATACGAAGATTCGTCTGCGCCCATCATACTTCCCCTTCACTGAACCAAGTGCCGAGATGGATATCTCTTGCTTCATTTGTGGCGGTGAGGGTTGCGGATTCTGCAAACACACTGGATGGGTAGAGATTCTGGGCTGTGGTATGGTAGATCCTAACGTATTGGAACAATG
The sequence above is a segment of the Prevotella sp. E9-3 genome. Coding sequences within it:
- the pheS gene encoding phenylalanine--tRNA ligase subunit alpha, which gives rise to MILDKIDELLKEVQTLSAKNAEEVEQLRLKYLSKKGEITALMNDFRNVAADEKKTVGMKINELKTLATERINQLREECQTQEGGNEAIDLTRTPYPIQLGTRHPLTIVTNEIIDIFSRMGFVLADGPEVEDDLHIFTKMNFAADHPARDMQDTFFVSQHPNDVTKNVLLRSHTSSVQARIMEQMHTEDGKLTEPIRVICPGRVYRNEAITARAHCFFHQVEGLYIDKNVSFTDLKQVLLSFAREMFGADTKIRLRPSYFPFTEPSAEMDISCFICGGEGCGFCKHTGWVEILGCGMVDPNVLEQCGIDSSIYSGYAFGMGVERITNLKYRVSDLRMFSENDTQFLREFEAAD